One window of bacterium genomic DNA carries:
- a CDS encoding cyclic nucleotide-binding domain-containing protein — translation MRDLSEVLADHPFFRGLAADDSALIVGCGSNVHYAPDKMMFHEGDPADHFYLLRHGRVALEIASPERGPLTVLTLGPGDVVGWSWLVPPYRMSCDARTLESVRATQFDGACIRRKCEADPRLGYELLKRFAGVLGQRLRAARLQLLDVYGTRV, via the coding sequence ATGCGTGACCTTTCGGAGGTGCTGGCCGATCATCCGTTCTTCCGCGGACTCGCGGCCGACGACTCGGCGCTGATCGTCGGATGCGGCTCGAATGTCCACTACGCCCCCGACAAGATGATGTTCCACGAAGGCGATCCGGCGGACCACTTCTACCTGCTTCGCCACGGACGGGTCGCGCTCGAGATCGCCTCGCCCGAGCGCGGGCCGCTCACCGTGTTGACCCTCGGCCCGGGCGACGTCGTGGGCTGGTCCTGGCTCGTGCCGCCCTACCGGATGTCGTGCGACGCGAGGACGCTCGAATCGGTCAGGGCGACGCAGTTCGACGGGGCCTGCATCCGTCGGAAGTGCGAGGCGGACCCGCGGCTTGGTTATGAGCTGCTGAAACGATTTGCCGGGGTGCTCGGGCAGCGCCTCCGGGCCGCGCGGCTGCAGCTGC